The following DNA comes from Rosa rugosa chromosome 5, drRosRugo1.1, whole genome shotgun sequence.
AGTATCTCGTATACTCCCATCTCGTGCTGCATATATGATAGCACCGGGAGTGGTTGCACTGTTTGAGGCACTCTGAAAATCATTAAGTGGTCGCTCCTCTAGACGAACTGTCAGTAGATTGTCTAGCCAAAGCTGGCGGCCGCTCGTCTCATGTCTTCTTGCCTTGCAGCGGCGTCGGCTGCCGCTGCTTGTGTAGCCTCCTGCCTTGCGGCTAGTTCGGCTGCTGTAGTCTTTGCTGCTTCTTGAGCCCTACGTTCATCGGCTAATTGCTTTGCCGATGAAGAATATAAAGTTCCATTCCCACTTGACTCGAGTGACATTCTGATTGGAGTAAGATCGAGCTTCGGCCGTAatagacaaaaagttgaattatgTCCAGACTCTCCGCACCGAAGACACTTCTTTCCCCTGTTTACACTGTATGGGTTGTCTTTCTTTTGTTAACTAACCTCCTTCCCTTGCATTCAACCTTACTAAACAATTAGTAATCTtgtgtcccactgggcgtgccaaaatatGTTGCCTCTGAAAATCACTTCGGCCTAGatagccgagagatcaaggaacaaatgtccttCTCGATGAATAGTTTGCGGGGCGTGCCAAcacacggccagaaggccaagtgtgcaattgtgGATGTAGTAGATATAGTTCTgacttatcaagcaattgttggccgaggaaggaactgattctcggccgatagttcgctgcctttggatcaaggacttgaTGGCTGAAGGTCAGGTGAATTGGGTGTGGTTGTAATAGTGTGAGTGAATACGAATTGTCTGGTCACAGGGCTTAAGTCAATTGGGTCCAAGTAATAACATGTAACTATAAAAGTGAACTCGTAATGAATATAATTCTCAAGATTGATAGCTATTATGCGACTACGAACAGTAAATAACATGATCAAACAAGTAAATCATAAAGACAGTAAGGAgcaaataaaagataataacaGTAATACTGAAATCTGGAATGGctgaaaattattaactattgtttgaaagaaaacaaagagaacaattcaaaatcgatactaggctacaaggaaagtaaagtaACTGGAATTGTAACTAGCAGAGCAAACTAACTACGGAACATAAGGAAATtatacctaagcaaaaggtaaaaTGAAAGAGAAAAGCTCGATGActtgagtttctggagttgtgtCTTCTGTCTatgcttctatttatattggctgctctgtgacttgaactgatctctcgactctttgaagttgagtggaatTCGGCCTCCTCTTGGCTCAGAGACTCTATTTTGATTTGGCTCCAATACTTATCGTCGGCTGACTTGACGCTGGACTCTATCCTGATCGGCTCTGATGGTCGTCATCAACGGCTGTAATTAACCTTGAAGTAGACTATCTTGGATTGAACTCTCCTTATCGGCTAACGAACTTCAATTCGACTGAAATACTAACTTGATCAAATTTCATCTTTATCACTTATCGGCCTTCTCTGTCAATCGGCTGCTTTCTTTCCAAGTTACTGAGTCCAAGTTGGAATCTGACTTGAGTGATTTGAGCAATTGGCCGATTGGCTTTTAGTCAATAAATCTCTTTTCGAATTGGTGACTACGAGCCAACCGATAACCAAAAGGCTAGCTTTGTCTAACTCGTCTTGGACCAACTGAACTGTCCACTTACTCATTGGCCAACATTTCTGGCTATTGGCCCAATTACTTGTTGAGCGGCTCATTGTAATTAGAAGTCATTCAATAACCATGCACATTAGCTATGTCCGAGTGAACATGTAAATGTGGGTACAAACAATGGTCATCTTAAGTCATAACAGGATCTCAAAACAGTTTCATTCCTTCAGTTTGATGATGGGAATGTTGTCGTGGTCACTGGTGGAAGACACAAGACACGGTGGACGTATTTAAGTCATTGATAGGGAGAAGCATATATTCAGGGTTGTGATTATTTACGTCTTCCATGGCTCAGTAATGTGTTCAGCATCTCTAAGGGTACAAAGCCTTGAGTGTTCCTTCTCGAGTAAAAAGTATTGAGCTGTCCATTGCAGATGGGAATAAGAGAAGACTTGGCTGCTCAGACGGCTGCCACTACGTAAAATGTTCAAAAAATATGTGGTGGATGTGCGATTTGTAATTTGGATCCTACTTGGGTGAACCAATTGAGCAATTGAATCTTTTTAATTAGCTTTTCTGAGAAAGATTTTCATGTTCTTTCATAGTCCTAATTTGTGAAAGATTTTTCCTTTTATCCCTACTTACGTACATACTGTGTATAACTGGAGACAATTTGTATTGGTTTACGAAATTGTATGTAATCTTTTATTTTGGTGTAGTGACAGGCAAAGGAACAAAATTGAATAAGAAATTTATACAGGGAGAGGGAGACTAAAGAAACAATTACATAATTTAAAGTATGATTTTCTCTCTAACAAGTTAAAATTCTGTCAAGTACCACACTCAACTTTACGACCCATTATCCATTCATCTTGAGCTAAAGAAAGCTCTTTGACCGTGGTTTTGTGTGTGCAAATAGCATTCCACTTTGAGAATAGCCTTCCTCAATAACACAAAATTTAATATATGGGTCGTtgcagtaaaagaaaaaaaagagctaagggatatatattttttttgtaatcGCATTAAATGCACAGGCTTTAATCAAAAAACATTTATCAGTTACCATCTTAACACCATGCAAAAAAATTTTTTGGCGAATgtgtaaaagaaaaagaattctcACGCGCAATGCACATAGATTGTGTTAGCGTGAGTCAACTATTTAGAATATTCTTATTTTATTAGGAATGTACTTATTGTATGCAATTAGGAATGTAATTATCCCTTTAATTGTAATTATTAGCACTTACCTAGTTAGTATATGTAACCTTGGTGTATAAATACCTCcttgtgagaagaataaaattATCTCATTATTCTCTCAAATACGTTCTTATTCTcaagttggtatcagagcaaagatccgtATTGGACTTTgtatctttgttctctcattgcTCTCAATTCGCTCAATTTAATTACTCTTAAATTTTCTTCTACCCAGTAATTGGGATTTGTTTGTCTGTGTTCTTGTGATTGAGAGTATTCAAACCTTTAAACCTAgattttgggttttagggttttttcttcAAGCCTCtactgttttatttattttttttatttatttattattttttttcggCCTACTCAATTTCATCTTTTTATTCTACTGTGCTTTATTATTGCAATGGGAGGACAAGGGTCAGGCAAGGATGATGATGTTGTTGTTCAAAAGGTGGAGGTATCTCTGAATCAAGACTCCTCTGGGGGTTTTGGTGGTGCTAAGTTGAATGGCACCAATTATCGTTCTTGGAGGAAGATGATGACTGCAGATGTGTGGGCTTGACGGATATGTGAATGGCACAATTGAAGCACCAGATGAGAAGGACCTAGGGTTCGGAAAGTGGGAGAACTCAAATGGGTCTGTGATGTCCATCCTCTATAAATCAATGACTGATGAGGTAGTTCAATTGATCATTGGATACGAGACAGCTGCTGAGATATGGAAGACTTTGAAAGAGTTGTATCTCAATGATTCTGACTTTGCTCAGATTCATGAACTCCATACCAAGGCATTCAagatatatgactcaaaatggacaactgatgcagattgggctggttgtATTACTGACCGAAGATCTACTTCAGGGTACTTTACATTTGTAGGAGGAAACTTggttacttggagaagtaagaagcAAAAGGTGGTAGCAAGGtctagtgctgaagcagagtatagagggaTGGCTCATCGAGTTTGTGAACTACTATGGTTGCGTAATTTATTGCGTGACTTAGGGTTCAAACCTAAGCAAGCCATGAATTTACACTGTGACAATAAGGCAGCAATCGATATATCACAGAATCCGGTACAACATGATCGTACCAAGCATGTGGAAGTTGATAGGCACTTTATTAAGGAAAAGCTAGACGCGAAGTTGATTGATTTTCCATTTGTTCCAACTAAAGAGCAATTAGCAGATGTGTTGACTAAAGGAGTTTCCACCAAGGTGttctatgactcacttgacaagttgggcatccgtgacttgtatgctccaacttgagggggagtgttagcgtgagtcaaCGTATCCTATTTAGAATATTCTTATTTTATTAAGAATGTACTTATTGTATGCAATTAGGAATGTAATTATCCCTTTAATTGTAATTAGCACTTACCTAGTTAGTATATGTAACCTTGGTGTACAAATACCTCCTTGTTAGAAGAATAAAATTATCTCATTATTCTCTCAAATACGTTCTTATTCTCCAATATTGTTTATTTGATTTCCggtaaaaaacaaacaaatagactaaaaaaataaaacaaatctaTTAGGggtgcaatagacgtctattggagggcaattgacgtttttaaatttatataatctcttcgtttttttgtttaattaaagttttatttgtctaattttaggaagattagttcccattgcggctaccgaaagttctattgggggggcaatagacgtctatttcccccaaaggtctattgcccccaatagacgtctattaaggggcaatagactattggggctaatagacgtctattgccccttgAGGACCTCCAGCGAGGTTTTCATAAAAGTCCGGTGGGTGGCGGCCGCTGACCGTAATCCGGTgatcggtgaccggattctggcgAAAGTTGGCTAgaatccggtgaccggattccgccGAAAGTTGACCAAATTCCAATGACAGGTGActgggctccggcgaagtctcttatggtttctctctcttctattctctctatctctctctaagtaacaaaggggtgagggtaaaatagttttaaaaaaacaacaaaaaacaaaaaagaaaacttaatggggtattagaaAAGATTTCTTTAGAGTGCTTTGGGTaagggagaattaaaaaaacttaatggggtaagtgggaaaaaaatccctagaaatggggtaaattgacaaaaacccaaaaaacaaataACATTAGAGACTCAAATTACATATTTACCCTTTATATGTCAGTTGACTAACACTGTAACGCCCAACAATGTTCCAAGTACTAATGTTGGGTCGGGGTCCGAACTTCAAGtaccaaaatgatattttttaaaGTTGAGGTATCAAATTACTAATGGGTCAAATGTCAGTACTGTTTACATTTTTTtccaaaatagaaaaagaaaaagaaaaagaagctagTTTCTCCAGcgtgtttggtaaattgaaTCAATCTTTTTTTGATCGGGAAGTTAGGTTAGTAACGCACACActcatgcagtggtatcccagcacATGCATCgtcattgcggcgaaagccagactaatccactgccatagacgcacgaacccaaagggtccctcaaatctgctggccacagGATGGAACTGAGATTCGAACTCTAGACCTGAGGGTTACAGACTAGGTCGTTCGACcagcacaccacaccacgtggttaatgGAAATCAatctttgttaaaaaaaaaaaaaaaaagaaataaataaataaaaataattaaaaaaattggaGGTGACGGCGTCGTATTTCGACGGATAAGATTCTCTTGTTTATAATGAAAACAGAAAAACCCGTTGTCATCAGAAAGTTACACAGCCGCCAGCAGCAGCAGTAGCCATGGCGTCGTTGACGACGATGATAACAGTTCCGTCGAATTTCCCCTCCCTTGGACTTCCCATGGTATTTTTACCAGACTCCCAACTTTGCTTAAACTTCCAACCGTTCACCTTCCAATTTCATATGCATTTCTTGTCTACTACAAATGTGTGATTCAATTGAGACGTTTTCGATTTCTTGCAGCACTTTTCTGTGAGAAAACACTGCACTTGTGTCGTTGCTTATCAAAATGCCGCCTCAAAAATGGGGTCATATAGCTCTCAACATAATCTTTTCACTCGGTAAACTTTTCATACCCCCTTTTCTAAACTTTACCTTGCAGCTTTCCTAAAGACGGACTGAGAGTTCGTACTTTGAATGCAGCAATGATAATAGTAAAAGTAATAAACTGATGTAGACGCCTTTCTGCTACTGCAAAGCTAACTGGGTTTTCTTCCTTtaacaacaacaaacaaacaaaaaagaggAGACAGAGAAACGAATTATACATGTTAATGTGGTTATTTTCTCTGTTTTAGTGTGCATGAGATTGGTATTGCACGCTTATCCAGGCCGATATTCGCAGCCGGTTCAGGTCTGTTTATTTCTGTTAATTGTACTTTATACAAAGCCTTTAAAGTTTCCTCTCTTTCTGTTTGCTCCTGTTGTTCTCTGGTGTTCATAATTGTTAATTTGGTGTGGCAGGTTTAGAAGCATCCATTGCGGAAGAAAATGTGATAAAGTTGAAAACCACAAAGATTGTTGTCGAGTCCCAAGATGAGAATAGTATACAAGTGAGTTTGCACTGAAATATTTAACCAATATTATGACCTTGAGTTAAGCCTTATGATGATAATTTGAAGTTGTTCATGAAGGCTGTTTAAGGAAGATTTTAAGTTTTCCTAGGAACATCTGTCTTGTTGGTCTACCATAAACAGAAACAGTATTCAAGTATCCAGAGAATCAGATTGAATTCTTGAAACAAGCATTAAAAAGACTCTCATCAGGGCTGCAAATAAGTTCTCTTTTCATCAAAATAGCTGCCTGGttcatttttattatgttcAGAGTgggttagagttttttttttttttttttttttttcatttttattaattgtttGATTGTGTTGTGCCATTCAATTTCATTATTTATTGGGATTCTGATTGTATCTGCACTATCTCAAAAGGAGTTATGTCTGTGTTTTGCATTTACTCTGTCAGGGTTTGGGACCTTATATTGCCAGTTGTTGTGATGTCCAAATGGTAGGTTAGAGTGGACGTGGCTGGGGATGAAACGCAAAAAGTTTTTGATCAGGTTTTGACAAATTTGGCACGCACAGCTCCACCAGTTCCAGGATTTCGCAGACAAAAAGGAGGTAATACAATCATGCCCTCTGCTATCATTGTTCAATTGATAGGAACCTTCTTATCCTGAATTCCTGATGGCTCACACTTCTGGATGACTTCTACAATGGGCTCTTCTCTGTCAGTCTATGGCTCTATGCGTACCCAATAAAATCTTGCAGTTGTGCAAAAATCTTTTAAGAGTAACCATCCCTTCAAAGTTGGCTATACCGTGATATTAAAAAATTCTGCTAAGGTTCTGCTCAATGATATGCGTAGGATTATTAACTCCAATGCATCTGGGTTTAACTCATCCATTTCTATCCGATAatgtttctcttttcttctttttctcacaACTCTGTATGTCGGCAACTTTTAAAATTGCCAGCAGTATTAactaaattttcttttttcatgtgCTTTGGAGCTACTTCAGGAAAAACATCAAAGGTCAGTAGCTTTACCCTCAGTCCATACGTTGGATTTTAGCATTTGATGTCTCCTCTGCATTTAACTTGCTCTATGTAGTCCGCATACAATAGGTCTTATAGGATGCTATTCCTACCCTTCCAATGTATGTGTTTGATTTGTTCAAACTTTTGGTTAAAACATGTTCATGCAAATGGCATTATTTCTCCAGAGTAGGCTGAACCATTCATCTCTTATTCTATAATTGAATTTGATACCAAGGCAGTTTGTGCATCCTCCACAAGTTGAATGGCACTGTAATTGTCCAATTCAGTAGTTTAGATTTGATAAATTATTCCACTGTTCTTAGTTTGACATAGTCTCCACTCTAGCGCCAGAATGAGGCGGCCATAGAgaaacagatttttattcctttGTCTCAAACTAAGATTGCCCTAgctatcccaaaaaaaaaaaaaagggaagaacCTTATCCAAATTTCCATTTTCAGCACCTTATTTCAAAATCCTATATCACCTTATTTTGGTATTATCATAACTTCAAAGAGAGAAAACAGAGTTTCATATAGTCTATCTTAATCATATGAAACAAATTGCTTTAGTTGCACGGGAGCCTCCCCAATGAGAACCTTAGAATGAGGACTCAGTAGACTTTTATATGATCATTGGGTGAATATTTTAAATTGCAGCtgatattttaaatttttatccATCAAACCATGTTGATTTGAAAGTACATATTGAGTCTTTATTTAGAGAGACACCTACCTTctgttttttttgggtgaatCATAGATGCACCCTTTGTTGTACAAAGGCTGTTCCTTTTCTCAAATTGTACTATTTTCATGTTGAAATGCAAACCTTTTTATAATGGCACGTTATCTAAGGGTTACACACTCAAAGATAAAGTGGCTAAATCTTCATGTTTAACTTTGCTTGTAGAGAATCCAACACCACTAACATTCCACATTGGGAACTCGAGTTGCTTGGCTGTTTATGTGATAAATAGACCTAGCAACATGTTAAagtctttcattttgattggTGATATTGTTTCGCAGCGGTTGTGCAATTACATTTTTTTCTGTAAGTTTATTTTCTCTGATCGTGTTCTTTGGTCACTAACTGGCAACTTCTGTCAGGTTCCAAAAAGCTTTCTCTTGGATATACTTGGTAAAGAGCGTGTCACAAAGTTTGTCATACAAGAATTAGTAAGCTCTGCTATGGCTGATTATGTAAAGCAGGCAAGTCAACATCAATTTCTTCTATATGTGTCTTTCTTTTAAAATTGTGCGAAAATAAGAACCCAGGTCCAATTTTCAGGAAAATCTGACCGTGAAGGAAAACAAGATCAACACCACCCAATCAGCAGAAGAACTCCAATCATTGTTCACTCCGGGGAATGAATTTGCATTCAATGCTATAGTTGAACTTGAGAATTCAGAAATTGAAAAGCCAACCTGAATCTTTCACGGGATGGTTAAGCAGgcccagtaaaaaaaaaaaaaataatgtgaaAGAGACTGAAGAAAACTTTTTCCGAGTGCTTAATCGGAATGTTCTTTTCATGTGGGATGGTGGAAAAGAAAATTTTGTAAATCCTTGTGTACCTAATTCATATCTTTTGGATCATCTGGCGACATTAGCATATAATCACCAGAATCCTAGAGTATGGATTTCTTGTCTTCCCCTTTTAGTGTGCCCAGCGTTTCATTTGGATCAGCTAGGAAGCGGAGTAGTTAGTGGTTTTTCTTTCCTGTTGTAATCTTTtgtcataaaagaaaaaaatcatatCTTTTGTatacctagttttttttt
Coding sequences within:
- the LOC133709988 gene encoding uncharacterized protein LOC133709988 translates to MASLTTMITVPSNFPSLGLPMHFSVRKHCTCVVAYQNAASKMGSYSSQHNLFTRVHEIGIARLSRPIFAAGSGLEASIAEENVIKLKTTKIVVESQDENSIQVRVDVAGDETQKVFDQVLTNLARTAPPVPGFRRQKGGKTSKVPKSFLLDILGKERVTKFVIQELVSSAMADYVKQENLTVKENKINTTQSAEELQSLFTPGNEFAFNAIVELENSEIEKPT